The region tgggggaggtgagtaaggagggagggtggtagtaggggagggaggaaaacTCGCCCACGGAGGATTGTCGTCGTACGACGCAGCTGCCAAATCTCCGATGGAATATTGACCTCAAAACACCAAAAAGccgtttaggagagagagagagagagagacagagagagagagagacagagagagacagagacagagaaacagagagaaacagagacagatgagagagacagaaagtgagggagacagacagaaagacaagacacaggTACTctactcatctcccccccccccctcccgttcccTTCCCGTTCCTCAtctctccactcctttctctcaGTACTTTGtgtcacccccatcctcctcctcctcctccctaaccGCACACCCTGCACcccacagacagataggcaggcacagagacagagacagacagacagagacagacagagacagacaaagacagacagagacagaggagagagggggagaaagaaggggggggggaacagacaaacacagacagacagaaagacacagagacactgactgacacactgaaatgtttaatgtcattatctgaaaagctctggtgatatagtaggtactaatcagaacaaaactgtGCAAAATAGATTAaagtggaacagaaaggaaaaaaaagaaacagaattgaaacaacataaactaataagagatgtGCGACATTttgacactttgtcattagcttaattaaagtacatgtgacaggggggggggggggggggggggggtaatgtgccttttttcagtcgttcgtaaatgaacagtacacagaaaacaaagtacagataaattatataataaatattcacgcatgtaacagacactgagacagccacagccacagagagagagagagagagagagatggagagagagagagagagagagtggaatgacGGTGATATTGGTCATCTCTGTCTCAcaaagaaagccagagagagagatggagagacagagagagagagagagagtggaatgacGGTGATATTGGTCATCTCTGTCTCAcaaagaaagccagagagagagagagacagagagagagagagagagagagagagagtggaatgatGGTGATATTGGTCATCTCTGTCTCAcaaagaaagccagagagagagatggagagagagagagagagacagagagagagagagagagagagagagagagagtggaatgatggtgatagtggtcaTCTCTGTCTCAcaaagaaagccagagagagaacgagaggtgAGGAGAGTGTGGGTCATGGTATTAATAAttatgcccccctccacccccacaccctctcactctaTTTCTTGAATACAACAGCAATAATGTGTTTGCAGAAGGGGTGGAGAGTATGTGTatgcgaacgtgcgtgcgtgcgtgtgtgtatgtgtgtgtgtgtgtgtgtgtgtgtgtgcttgtgtgtgtgtgtgtgtgtgtgtgtgtgtgtgtgtgtgtgtgtgtgtgtgtgtgtgtgtgtgtgtgtgtgagtgcgcatatGGGAAAAGTAGCCATCATTGAAGGCAGCAAAAGGTAAAATCAATGAAGAAGCCGGAAGACATTCCGATGTATCAGACAGTCGAAACCCATTCACCCATTGATTCAGTAGTCCctgtattttattctattttctctcctttttttgccgatttgttttatctatttatttattatttttgatgAAATGGGACAGGAATAACACGAATTTCTGAAAAGTCGACTttctgaattataaaaaaaaagaagaagtaaaggtTCCAAAGTACGTTAatgcgtttctttctttccttatttctcccCTATcccgctccatctctctctctctcactctctctctctctgttcttttccccctcttcttcggACCTGCATTGACATCAggatgtctttctgtctatttttttatttttttttttatttcgtggTTGGTGGCCCGGTTTCTCAGTGTTCATTCTGTCTTCTTTATCAGTTAGCATGGCACTtactctgtctgctgtctgcgtgtgtgcaccGTTCTGGTCTTTCTGACtggcccctctgtgtgtgtgtgtgtgtgtgtgtgtgtgtgtgtgtgtgtgtgtgtccatgtctgtgtgtgtgtgtgtgtctgtccatgtctgtgtatgtgtgtgtgtgtgtgtgtgtgtgtgtgtgtgtgtgtgtgtgtgtccatgtctgtgtatgtgtgtgtgtgtgtgtgtgtgtccatgtctgtgtatgtgtgtgtgtgtgtgtgtgtgtgtgtgtgtgtgtgtgtgtgtgtgtgtgtctgtccatgtctgtgtatgtgtgtgtgtgtgtgtgtgtgtgtgtgtgtgtctgtgtctctctgtgtctgtgtatctatgtcaatgtgtttgtacgtgtgtctgtgcgcgtgagtgcgtgtgctaGCATGCGTTAGTGCGCGTgttagagacagccagagacgagagacagacaagcagacagacagacggacaaacacacaatcagaaaagaaaaaaaaaacaataacaaaatacaaaaaacaaaaattaaggcacacacagaccgaccgacagacagacagacaaacaaataaaagagaacCTCGAAAAGCGAAGCACGTAACTTGCCCATCCAAACTTTGTGAAACAaccattatccacacacacacacacacacacacacaggggagggggtgaggggaggtgagggagagggggagggagaggaaatggCAAGACagtgatgatcattatgattcAGACTTCTCGCGCCTCAAGTCCTACAAAACGACATCGGAAAGAAGGACCAAGCAGCAATATACCCACCATCCCTGATGCTGTCATGCATGCACTTTGCTGTGCGCGTcactgagggtgggggggttgaggggggtggggtgagggtgaggagtggggggtggggggggttggggttggggggaggggagtaacaGGCCTAGCATCCGAGTTCTGGAAAGACTGCtgctagtggggggggggggggggagttgtcagAGCCCTCTTAAAAACACAGACATGAAACCACAGTACTCGCTGACTTCTGATTTTGCTCTGCTCCTGAAGTAGCAAGCATCTttcgtgctttgtgtgtgttttttttgttgttgttttttttgtttgtttttgttgttgtttttttggggggggggcgagggggttgtttgtgtttgtttgtttttttttacaccgctGCATCAAGTCTGTTGCAAGACTGTAAAAATGGGGGATTAGATATCATGCGAGAGAGGGGGgccggagggcgggggggggtgggggggtcggatgttgtgtgtgtgcgtgtgtgtgtgtgtgtgtgtgtgtgtgtgtgtgtgtgtgtgtgtgtgtgtgtgtgtgtgtgtgtgtgtgtgtgtgtgtgtgtgtgtgtgtgtgtgtgtgtgtgtgtgtgtgtgtgtgcgcgtgcgcgcgcgcgtgcgcgtgtgtgttacaCGTATCCCTTCAGAGACACACCTGGACTCGTATGGCTGCTATCTGTTTGTTCGTCACAGAATGAacgagtcagtgagtgtgtgtgggagggggtacaGGGGCCTACATATCTATGTGGACGTGCGCGCATGCGTTAcaattgtgggttgttgttgttgttgttttaatatatgtatttgtgttacATGGTTTAACTCATTTGGATGAAATTCCAAGATGTCAAAGTGGTATTACTGACTTTCTAAATGCTGTGTGAGGTGTACGACTGGGAGTTGTGAGAGATGGTGAGGAATGGGGGCCGTGTGTTGTgtggttaaaagagagagaggggggagagaaagagagggagagagacagagagggagagggagagggggagagggagagaggagagagagagggagagaggggagagagagggggagagagagatgggggacagagagagagagggggagagagagaagggggggtaagagagagagggagagagagagggggagagagagaggggggagagagaggagggagagagagggaaggagacagagagagagaaggggggatgagaaggacagagagaggagaggagggagaaagaaagagaggctgaaagagagagaaaggagagagtgggaagaggggggtaaagagagggagagaagagaggagagagagaaagaactgaacactgaaatgtttaatgtcatcagctgtaaagctctagtaatATGGTAGGTACTAAtcggaacaaaatggtgcaaaacagataaaatggaacagaacggaaaaaaaactgaattgaaacaacataaactaataagagatttgtgacactttggcactttgtctttAGCTAaacgtacatgtgacagggggctattgtgtctttttttcagtcgtaCGTCTCCAaggttgtagagagagagagagtgagagggagggagagggcaggaagagagagagaggggggaagagagaggggagagagagaaagagagggagagagagagagtgagagataaagggggagaggggagagaggggggaagagagagagaacactgaacactgaaatgtttgtcatcagctgtaaagctctagtgacatagtaggtacagtccagaacaaaaatggtgcaaaataaataaaatgtaacagaaaggaaaaaaacataaccacagcaaactaaactactaagggataagccgCACCTTGGTATTTTGTCATTTTGCTTAAAATgttcatgtggcaggcgggtactgtgccttcttccccccagtcgttcgtctctcaggtttgaacagtacacaggaaacaaaatacgtattataatccgaataataattatctaagcatgtgacagcgacacacatcatatcaattcgaacacataacaaagaacatataacacatcagaaaaatacattgtcgaaattgaccatccaaatcttccttttgtctatgccttttccCCCCTCatggaacccatactaagtttataattaatcaatgagtatttggaccaatagtagacgttttacgtatatttactgcctcggatacatattttgctagtgagagtatcatatcttcattttctgtcatcagtatgccgaataaatcttttctctgcagtggagctgtattgaaaagggtacagtttttttcgcaattcttcgtatcttttgcagtcaaatatgaaatggttttcatcttctggactttcgccacacattgggcaaggggatgttgctacgtctgaatcgaaccatcttctgttggcattcagtccatgtgctctcaatctgagcctcgcaaaacagattctatgccacttgtttgttacgatcttgatatatttctccgtttgaaaaattgatttaaatgaatagaaccgtttatacctatcattgctctctatttctccgtgccagttttgtttgtaacatgccataattataagtctatctttaaattcagatacaaagccgctctcgtgccctactccttggcacatccagaccagaccgaatccatgttccgttagtgttttcttgatgtggaatacccagttctgttagcacttctcctcttgcagcagcagcatctcgtatgcttgcctagataatcgtgatgttggcagtctagtaagtttgagccaatatttcatgcattttacaattgatttaatatgcaatgggtacctgccagtttcgcTATACATTATAGTGTCTGATGAATGTAataggacaccaagaaagcgcttcattgcgaaagtatgtactctttccatttgattatttgtcatgagtccccatatttccgctctaTAGTTCAAGAcgggttcaatttgtgtgtcgaaaagtttccagaaaagctgtgcatcagtcGACCGTAGTTTCCTGaatgattttataatttggatgacacctgttttcccttttctatttgcttcatcccacgcagatgtcaaactcaatttagtTGTGAATAATATTCCAAAATATTTATTtgaattggttacttttatttctctatcaccatagcaccatttttcatgattcgaaagatgacctcctttgcggaagactataatattggtcttatcaagatttactgttaattgtagtctgtctgtttcttgcttaagggcatttaattgattttgtaacccaatgggtgtgtcagacaagagaacaacaacgtcagcaaatagcattaagaacaattctgttgcgccaggtatcatttgtattccatgtctacccttctttgataactctacTGCCAATTTATtgatgaaaaaaggaaaacagctgtgggcttagcatacagccttgtttaacccctcgtggacactgaaaaaagtcggaacaaatacctttgtcacgaacacatacaagtacagaatcgtagatgcttttaacggACATGTAAAACTTTCCATGCACCACGCTTTTTCTTAGTGTACTCCACagaatgtttctgttcacagaatcaagTGCTTTTTTTAAGTCTACGAATCAGTGCCACGTATAACTTAGTCTTGCGTAAAAGATGATTTTGGACTAGAGCGTATAAAGTGaatataggaagagagagagagagagagggggggggggcattatgcATTATGTATCACCATAATCACATCACACACTATGCATTATGTATCACCATAATCACATCACACACTATGCATTATGTATCACCATAATCACATCACACACTATGCATTACGTATCACTATAATCACATCACATGCTATGCATTATGTATCACCGTAATCACATCACGCACTATGGATTATGCATCACCGTAATCACATCACACACTATGCATGATGTATCACCGTAATCACATCACACACTATGCATTACGTATCACCATAATCACATCACACACTATGCATTACGTATCACCATAATCACATCACACACTATGCATTATGTATCACCATAATCACATCACACACTATGCATTACGTATCACCATAATCACATCACACACTATGCATTACGTATCACCATAATCACATCACACACTATGCATTACGTATCACTATAATCACATCACACGCTATGCATTGTGTATCACCGTAATCACATCACACACTATGCATTACGTATCACCGTAATCACATCACACACTATGCATCACGGATCACTATAATAACATCACACACTATGCATTACGTATCACCATAATCACATCACACACTATGCATTACGTATCACCATAATCACATCACACACTATGCATTACGTATCACCATAATCACATCACACACTATGCATTGTGTATCACCATAATGACATCACACACTATGCATTATGTATCACCATAATCACATCACACACTATGCATGATGTATCACCATAATCACATCACACACTATGCATGATGTATCACCATAATCACATCACACACTATGCATGATGTATCACCGTAATCACATCACACACTATGCATTACGTATCACCATAATCACATCACACACTATGCATGATGTATCACCATAATCACATCACACACTATGCATGATGTATCACCgtaatcacatcacacacacacaaactgttttgcTGTGACCCCAGATGGACCCCAACGTGACAGACGAAACTAACGTGACGGCGGAAGCGGCGTCCTCCATCATCGACTTCTACAAGGAGCACGCCCCCCTGGCCGTGGCCATGGACCGGCTGGTGACGCCCATCTTCTACCTGATCGGGCTGCCCGCCAACCCGCTGTGCGCCTACATCTGGCTGGGTGCCCGCACCCGGCGCCACAACTCCTCCGCCATCTACCTGGGGTCGCTGTCCCTGTCCCACACCATGTTCCTGACGCTGCACGTCTTCATCGAGCTCAACTACGCCTGGGGCATCAAGACCTTCGACGGCTACGTGTGGTGCGAGGTGTTCTACATCCTGTACTACCTGCCCCAGTACCTGGCGCCGCTGCTCGTGCTGGGCTTCACGGTGGAGCGCTACATCGCCGTCTGCCACCCCTTCGTCAAGGAGCGGTGCTGCACGGTGCGCAGGGCTCTGCACGTCACCTTGATCTTCGTGCTGGCGTGCCTGGCGCTGTCCGGCGTGCAGGGCTACCTGTGGACCTACGACCCGGACTTCCGCTGCTGCAACCACCGGCCCTCGCTGCAGCGCACGCCCTTCCCCTACTACTGGACCTGGGTCACCGAGCTGACGCTCTTCGGCCTCGCCCCGCTGGCGGCGCTCGTCTTCAACGTGCTGGTGCTGCGCGAGATCCGAGACCTGACGGCGCGCGGCCCcgctggggtggtggggggtggggtggtggtgggaggggagggtggtggtggtggtggtgggggttccgGGAACCAGGCGTCCACCGTGACGCTGCTGTCCGTGTCCTTCTACCTGATCTGCACCTGGCTGCCCGCCACCCTCGTCTACTCCCTGGAGCGACAGTTCCCCTTCGGCGAGTCGCCTTACCCGCGGGGCCCCGTGTGGCGCCGCCACTTCACCTACTACACGGTGCGCAAGCTGGTGGAGGAGGTGACGCTGTCCAACTCGGCCTGCTACTTCTTCATCTACTGCCTCACCGGCAGGCACTTCCGCTCCCGCTTCAAGGAGATCGTCTGCCCCGCGGCCTGCCGCCAGGCCTCACGGGACCTCAACGGCCTGACCAACGGCCGCTCCCTGTCCTCCAGGCACTACATCGCCGTGCCCTGTCCCGCGGGAAACGGGCACAGCACCTGCGTCAGCACCGTCTGATGACGTCGCGGCCAAACGGGGGTGTCATGACGTCACAGCAAGTCTAGCCCTGTAATGACGTCACAGTCATCATTGTATACTTACTGTATACTGTATActtacgctcccccccccccccccccccccccccccccccaaaaaaaaacaacaacaaaaaaaacaacaacaaaaacaaacaaaaaaacaaaaaacagtgtgcGTTTGTGCCGCAACAGTGCGTGATGACGCCACagtcggatatatatatatatatatatatatatatatatatatgacatcaaAACAGTGTGTAATGACGTCATACCCAGCAACTGTGTACTGACGTCACAGTCAGTGTCGTGCAATGACGTCACAGTGATGTGCAATGGCGTCACAACAGCATATTTCCACAGCGGCTGTAGATTACAAGCTGTGGAACCAGGACACACTTCTGTGTGAAACAAGACAGGGGCAGGTGTCTGCCTAAccatacctctctctcactcttttttctctctcacacacacacgcacacacacgcgcgcgcgcgcacacacacacacacacacacacacacacacacacaacagtgcagGCCCATAAATAGGTCGGACGTCTTGGTCAGGGTGGGaggagataaaaaaataaaaaataaaaacacaacagtCGTTCCACCCAGTTCCAGTTGTCGCGTGGACTGCACACTTCATGCTGGGGTGGATGGATTTCAACGCTTCCTCACactgctcctcttcttcctcctcttcggtTGTCTGCCGTCAacccatctgctctctctctctctctcctcttctgtctttaacttccccccctctccctccctccctttctctccctctttctccttctctctccctccttcactttcccactctcttcccccctccgtttccttctctccccatgtctctctctctctctctctctctaacacccacccactctgtgtgtgtgtgtgtctctctctccctttctcattattattgtcatccacgagacatgctgatatatggaatctggcactgtttttacaccaggcatttaaatttcgggatatcgtgacatcttaagatgctgtacttcattgcagcgcttatgtaatatgtgtacttattatggttggttatatattttcattttgtttgttattacttatattgtcacttaccccttcataaggggcctaggcctattaatgaataaataatctgaatctgaatctctaacacccacccactctctctgtgtgtctctctctgtccccgtccctgtctctctctccctttctcatttcCTGTGTGTCTCTATGCACAGCCAACCCCACATCACCCAAACATGGAACAAAAGAGTAAACGATATGGGCAAAAAAGACCACATGTAAAATACCCTTCTGTGATGAATTTCGAGCAAGACTTGTCCGAGATactcggggtgtgtgtggggggagacacCCAGGAGGCCACTGCgtggtctgtggtgtgttgtcaggGACACACACAACTCAGATTCCTTCTCTTGACTCCAAATCCCCTCTCTTCACTCTAATCCCCTCCCCGATTTCCTTCTCTTGACTCAAAATCCCATCTGACTCAAATTCCTTGTCCTGACTTCAATGCTGACGCAAATtccgagcccccaccccccctcacctctcctgactcaaagtcaccaccaccaccaccaccctatcctGACTCCAATCCCCTCTTCCAAATCAGACTTGTCAGACTTCCTGGTTGATGCCAGTGACCAGAAAGGAAAACGAAGAAGAGTATTATTGTCTGTGGATCTGCGGCCGAGGCCAACAGtcatgggtctctctctctctctctctcctctctctctttctgtatatatacatacatacatatatgtgataTTTTCAAACATAGCACCATAATGGTGAGAATCAGCAATCAGCATCCGTCACCTACACCAAAACTCATACGttcgaaaaaaaaatcattttattatcaCATCATCCACTGCCCAAAGTTGTGGTGCTAAACGAATACTTATATCATGGTAAAAAGATTATGAACAAGATAATAATTATTCCGTTTCCTGTCATCGACACCCAACGCTGTGGGCATATTTTTTAGACCCGACACTGTAAACAAACTAGCATGTCCTCATTTTtacaaacaataataattatgtttgcGCCTACGCCGCCGAGAAGTGGAGTCATACATACCCCTGAATATACACTGAGACATCACGGTGAGGACTGCTCCTGTTGGCAGAGCCAGACATCGTGGGTTTACTATATTCAAACTCATTATTGTACTGATGAAAGTATAATCCCATTATTTAGGCCATACGctctacacgtgtgtgtgtgtgtgtgtgtgtgtgtgtgtgtgtgtgtgtgtgtgtgtgaatcatccaTATAATAATCAGTTGTGTACCTATGCTTGTCTTCAAGTCTACGGCGCTCACAATTGTAGGAAGACTGAATTatcgtgtgtgatttttttttccttcccccttttAAATAGATAAGACTAAATTTTGGGTGAATGTTAATTCCCATCTGTCATCTCCGCAACACGACATGGCTTTCTGAAGGCCGTCAGTAAGAGTGGCCCCCCGTTAATCCGGGCTTCCTGCTTCTCTTCTCTGGGACTGTTCACATCGCAGAGGGGTTTTCATCAACGGAATCATAAAGTAAGGAC is a window of Babylonia areolata isolate BAREFJ2019XMU chromosome 22, ASM4173473v1, whole genome shotgun sequence DNA encoding:
- the LOC143297267 gene encoding galanin receptor 2a-like gives rise to the protein MDPNVTDETNVTAEAASSIIDFYKEHAPLAVAMDRLVTPIFYLIGLPANPLCAYIWLGARTRRHNSSAIYLGSLSLSHTMFLTLHVFIELNYAWGIKTFDGYVWCEVFYILYYLPQYLAPLLVLGFTVERYIAVCHPFVKERCCTVRRALHVTLIFVLACLALSGVQGYLWTYDPDFRCCNHRPSLQRTPFPYYWTWVTELTLFGLAPLAALVFNVLVLREIRDLTARGPAGVVGGGVVVGGEGGGGGGGGSGNQASTVTLLSVSFYLICTWLPATLVYSLERQFPFGESPYPRGPVWRRHFTYYTVRKLVEEVTLSNSACYFFIYCLTGRHFRSRFKEIVCPAACRQASRDLNGLTNGRSLSSRHYIAVPCPAGNGHSTCVSTV